In Ptychodera flava strain L36383 chromosome 17, AS_Pfla_20210202, whole genome shotgun sequence, one genomic interval encodes:
- the LOC139115415 gene encoding monocarboxylate transporter 13-like, with product MEVEVVDKKPKSSGVSFSAQDVPDGGKATGTMDDTDNPPDWWKWIIVICNFLIVTFAVGLSHGIWLILDDLRLFYDDYNYHGDGGTDIKWTVYINIFFTFFFGLLAAGVANIGKNWPRFTVCCGAIISTLGLFVSWFATSAGVLCVTYGFVTGLGFGLMLTPSLGLIPRYFDRRGLDIALSLAYIGASICLFFVPPLFDFITEKYGKRATFVILACMNAQLAFISLAFLRPITRPDQSSNDNQAEDGYDDEIDGPTPASPREGRLTVFIRHIDLFLFQKPMFVTMVIAMFFIGAGHNVLILHLQQGAMERGADDSELQMLPIYYGIAMVIGCLFYGIFSLPSECCGCQDKESRNYTNKVRLLKFGVALAVVGLVGIFSFLATSFSGFIAVTIVIGLGSGFYLPLMVVMVKVFVHRGEGRQNHAKSRWRVTAALGFAFPAFGIGALVGLPVADILNERMDNYNSSYFLAGAALLLACIIVMIRGTATFLRDAGQRLRKSIRRKSVSSKYNNEDMPMEAQNQPQTVNILNVVHNETHIHTSGGEVNRVYAIEDTKDKRPAIQRTQSAPDYLVANQ from the exons ATGGAAGTTGAAGTTGTTGACAAAAAGCCGAAGAGCTCGGGTGTGAGTTTTTCAGCGCAGGACGTACCAGATGGCGG GAAAGCTACTGGTACAATGGATGACACTGACAACCCGCCAGATTGGTGGAAGTGGATCATCGTTATTTGCAACTTCCTTATTGTGACGTTCGCTGTAGGGTTGAGTCACGGCATCTGGCTGATACTGGACGATTTGAGATTATTTTACGACGATTATAACTATCATGGCGACGGTGGTACAGATATCAAGTGGACTGTttacattaatatttttttcacattctttTTTG GATTATTAGCTGCAGGAGTTGCCAACATTGGTAAGAACTGGCCACGTTTCACTGTCTGTTGCGGCGCTATCATATCCACACTTGGTCTCTTCGTATCGTGGTTTGCGACCAGTGCGGGCGTCCTCTGCGTAACATATGGATTCGTAACAG GTCTCGGATTCGGACTAATGCTTACACCAAGCCTCGGTTTGATTCCAAGATATTTTGACAGGCGGGGATTGGATATCGCTCTGTCGCTAGCATATATCGGGGCAagcatttgtttatttttcgtCCCTCCCCTATTTGACTTCATCACAGAGAAATACGGGAAAAGAGCCACGTTCGTCATTCTAGCGTGTATGAACGCCCAGTTAGCGTTCATTTCTCTGGCATTTCTTCGACCGATAACGCGGCCTGACCAATCCAGTAACGACAACCAGGCAGAAGATGGTTATGACGATGAAATCGATGGACCAACGCCGGCGAGTCCACGCGAAGGGAGACTGACTGTCTTTATTAGACACATAGACCTGTTTTTGTTCCAGAAACCAATGTTCGTGACTATGGTAATCGCGATGTTCTTCATCGGTGCTGGTCACAATGTTCTAATCCTCCATCTTCAGCAGGGTGCTATGGAGAGAGGAGCCGACGATAGTGAGCTGCAGATGTTACCCATCTACTATGGCATCGCCATGGTCATCGGCTGTCTCTTTTATGGCATATTTTCTCTCCCTTCCGAATGCTGCGGCTGTCAAGACAAAGAAAGCCGTAATTACACCAACAAAGTCCGTCTCCTTAAATTCGGGGTTGCCCTCGCTGTTGTCGGTCTCGTCGGTATCTTTAGTTTCCTTGCCACATCATTCTCTGGGTTTATCGCAGTCACCATAGTCATTGGTCTCGGGAGCGGTTTTTACCTGCCCTTGATGGTTGTTATGGTGAAAGTGTTCGTTCATCGTGGAGAAGGCAGACAAAACCATGCAAAGAGTCGATGGAGAGTAACTGCCGCTCTTGGATTTGCTTTCCCTGCATTCGGGATTGGAGCTCTAGTTGGATTACCTGTTGCTG ATATCCTCAATGAGAGGATGGATAACTACAACAGTTCTTACTTTTTGGCTGGCGCGGCGTTACTGTTGGCATGCATCATTGTTATGATCAGAGGCACCGCAActtttctcagagatgccggaCAACGCCTGCGTAAGAGCATCAGAAGAAAATCCGTGTCGTCgaaatacaataatgaagatATGCCAATGGAGGCCCAAAATCAGCCTCAAACAGTCAATATCCTCAACGTTGTTCACAATGAAACTCACATTCACACAAGCGGTGGTGAAGTCAACAGAGTCTATGCAATTGAAGATACAAAAGACAAACGTCCGGCAATTCAGAGGACTCAGTCTGCACCTGATTATTTAGTTGCCAACCAGTAG